The window TTGATCTTAATGACTACACTTTACAAATGGACTCTGATATACCATAATTCAATGAATAGATGAAGTGcctgagaaagaaatattttgcatAGCAATAAATGTATGctttaatattttgctttatcATCCTTAAAGCCAAGTTTGATTCAAAGGCCATATTATGTCACTCTATTTTAtccatatttgtttttctgtgtagaTTTCACTTGAAGACATgtattttattaccattttttttgcCAGTGACTATGGTAGGCATGGTGGACACAAACTGTATAACAGGACAGGATCCTAATGTGTAGAAAAATCCCATGATTAGGTATAATTACCAGTACATCAAAGTCTGCATTCTCAGGAAGAGCTGTTAAGGTAGTGATATACAAAGGAATTATGGTCACAAAAGTGAAGCACAGTGGTCTCATTTTTCCTCTGTTATAAACTTATATAGATAGCTGTGGTGGCCAAGAGTAGATTTTCCATAGAAGTAGTATTcaatcaaacaaaagaaaaaatagtcactatgatatattttatttgagaagaaaTTATTCTTAACAGATTTATACAGTCCTATGGAAAAGtgagactaatgaatcacagatctgtacctctgaaacaaataatacattatatgttaaaaaaaaaaaaaaagaagatagtatgaagggaaaaaatgaagggggggatatcggagggagagatgaaccatgagagactatggactctgagaaacaaacagggttctagagggtggggggatgggttagcctggtgatgggtattaaggagggcacatattgaatggagcactgggtgttacacccaaacaatgaatcatggaacactacatcaaaaactaatgacgtaatgtatggtgactaacataacataataaaataaaattaatttaaaaaaagagaatgtccTAATATTTCACATTCAAGGTTAGAAATGACATTGAGAGAGTAGGGAAATGACAAAGGGAAGATCTCTTGGATATCAGAGTTATCACAAAGCTTAATAAACTGTGTTACATAAATTACGcagagaggtaaaaaaaaatagaaattacaggaaaaaaatagaagagctaTGTTCCACTTCCACAATCTGATCAAAGTATCTCAACATTTGGCTCAGGATCTGGGCCTGCAATCATGGGCACTTCTTCAGCTCCAGGATGATTGTTCCTTTTAGAGTTGGCATCCCGGAGAATCTCATCAGAGccctctttatatttttgttcctCAGGCTGTAGATGAAGGGGTTCAGCATGGGTGTGACCACTGTGTACATCACCGAGGCTACTGCACTTGAGTGGGAGCTCTGGGATGCAGCAGGGCTAAAGTACACTCCTAagcatgtaaaataaaataaggagacaACCGAGAGATGAGATGCACAGGTagaaaatgctttatattttccCTGAGCTGATGATATTCCACAGATGGAGGAAGCTATCTTAGAGTAAGAGTAAAGGATCCCAACTAAGGGACCAACAGCCAGCAACATAGCTGCAAAATATATCACCATATTATTGAGAAAGGTGTCAGAACATGCAAGTTTTATCATCTGATTGAGTTCACAGAAAAAGTGGGGGATTTCCATCTCTCTACAGAAGGACAGTCGCAACACCATGGAAGTGTGTAATAAGGAATGAAAGACACTCAGGACCCAGGATACCAGAACCAGCAGTCCACAAAGCCAGGGGTTCATGATGATTGTGTAGTGTAGGGGGTGACAGATGGCCACAAAGCGGTCATAAGCCATCACAGTCAGGAGGAATATGTCTAGCCCTGTAAACAGCATGAAAAAATACATCTGAGTGATGCAGTCTGCATAGGTGATGACTTGGCTCTGAGTCTGGATGTTCCACAGCATCTtggggatggtggtggaggtgaagCAGATGTCTACAAAGGACAGGTTggtgaggaagaagtacatgggggtgtggaggtgggagTCTGAGCCGATGGCCAGGATGATGATCAGGTTTCCAAACACAGTGATCAGGTACATGGAGAGGAAAAGCCCAAATATGAGGGGCTGCAGTTCTGGTTTCTCTGAAAATCCCAGGAGCTGGAACTCTGAATTTCCTGTATTGTTTCCTGGGTCCATGTGTTGGAGTTGACTACCAGCACAGGAGAAAATAACACCACTAATTTTCACACAAATAGTCATTGTTCCTATTGTGGAAATgtaacaatttatattttctagtcAATAAACTAATTGTAATATTTTGTGAACGGATTTGGTCCCCTTGAGAGGATCCCCAGTTCCTTTCTGATTAGGAATTTCCATCCCCACATCAGATGTTCCCCAAAAGGTCAGGTATTTTAGTTTTAGTAAGAAATTATTTCATGCATTTGAGGAATATATAGAGTGTCGATCATGTTTTGGAAATTCTATCATAAAGCAGAGAGTGCTCTAAAGTAAAATTCCCTACAATTCAATATTGGTGATAGGGTAGATGCatatataaagattaaataatcaCGAAATGGGGACAGATGATATGAACAGAACGGAAGCTGGTTAAGAGAGAGATTGTGTCAGGTGTTATGTTGGGTGTTCAGTCAAGGCTGGttaagaaggtgacatttgaacaaagacctCATTGAAGAGAGGGTGGAAGACAGGAggtcttccaggcagagggaacagctggtgcaaaggccctgaggaagaGCTTCTGTCAGAAAATCAAGGCTCAGAAGGATGCCAGTGTGTTGAGGGAAATGGACAAGAGGGAAAGTGATGAGAGGTGGTGGCAGTGAATTTCCTAGAACCATGTGGCCTCATAGCTGCTTAAAGTTCAAGACACAGGGACTTCCTTGTTCACACAATGTTCTTCTTACACTTTATGATGGTTGCAATAGGGTCCTGTCAATTGACTATCCCTCTTTAGTATCATTTGTTGATTGAGTTTGGCCCATGTATTATAAGGGTCTCCTTGAAATAGAGGACCCTGTGTATCCCTGCTCTGAGGACTACTCTCAGTCATCAAGATGCCCACATGCAGgcgcacatgcacatacacacacacagtgtcacatacacacaacacagcACACCATGTCCTcctggtgtgtgtggtgtgtgttacTTCTATGTCCTTCTCACCTCTCCCCCACCTGCTCTAACACAGTGTTTAGGATATGAATGCATACACATCATATTACCTTTCCCATAAAGAATGTGGAAATATTACCCAGAAATTCCTATTCGTAGCTTCCCAGGGACAAATCATCCTGGGGCTCCATTTTGGAATGGCCACTTTCTGACCTGTGtgcaaagaaacataaaaaattgTATTCaatatttgaggtcttttctggttccatacacattttagattatttgttccagctctgtgaaaaatgctcgtggtattttgataaggattacattgaatgtgtagattgctttgggtagtatagacattttaatagtatttgttcttccaatccatgagcatggaatgtttttccatttctttgtgccttcctcaatttctttcataagtgttctacaattttcagagtacagatctcttacctctttggttaggtttcttcctAGATATgggttttggtacaattgtaaacagctaagagacacatgaaaaaatggttacatcactcatcatcaggcaaatacaaatcaaaaccacaatgagataccacctcacacctgtcagaatggctaaaattaacagctcAGGAGACAACAGATGATAGCccagatgcagagaaaagggaccctctcacactgttggtgggaatgcaacctggtgcagccactctggaaaacagtatggaggttcctgaaaaagttaaaaatagagttaccataccatgcagcaattgcactgcttggtatttatccaaagtatacaaacatagtgattcgaaggggcacatacacctcaatgtttatagcagcaatgtccacaataggcaacatatggaaagagcccagatgtccatccacagatgagtgcataaagaagatgcggtatatatacacaatgcaatattagccattaaagaaagaaatcttgccatttgcagggatgtggatggagctagcatgtattatgctaagcaaaat of the Halichoerus grypus chromosome 1, mHalGry1.hap1.1, whole genome shotgun sequence genome contains:
- the LOC118533672 gene encoding olfactory receptor-like protein OLF4, whose product is MDPGNNTGNSEFQLLGFSEKPELQPLIFGLFLSMYLITVFGNLIIILAIGSDSHLHTPMYFFLTNLSFVDICFTSTTIPKMLWNIQTQSQVITYADCITQMYFFMLFTGLDIFLLTVMAYDRFVAICHPLHYTIIMNPWLCGLLVLVSWVLSVFHSLLHTSMVLRLSFCREMEIPHFFCELNQMIKLACSDTFLNNMVIYFAAMLLAVGPLVGILYSYSKIASSICGISSAQGKYKAFSTCASHLSVVSLFYFTCLGVYFSPAASQSSHSSAVASVMYTVVTPMLNPFIYSLRNKNIKRALMRFSGMPTLKGTIILELKKCP